Sequence from the Parvicella tangerina genome:
ATTTGCAAATACAAAATGTTTACTGATCGATTCAAAACTGATGGCTTTTTTAATGACATCAGCAAAAATACCTGATACCGAAATGACCTTGATTTTCGAGCACGATTGTTTCAAAGGAATCGTATCAGTAACAATCAATTCTTCAAGAACTGAATTCTCAATTCTTTCAAAAGCAGGTCCTGAAAGAACCGCATGCGTACAAATTGCTCGTACACTTTTAGCCCCATGTTTGATAAACAGTTCGGCACTTTTAGTCAGTGTGCCAGCCGTGTCTACCATGTCATCTATAATGACAACGTTTTTATCTTTAACATCACCGATTACCGTCATTCCAGAGATTTCATTAGCTCTTTTACGTTGTTTGTAACATAGCGCCAGATCCACGTCAAGGAACTTAGCATAAGCGTTAGCTCTTTTAGAACCTCCTGCATCTGGAGCGGCAACCACTAAATTATCTAACTTTAGCCCTTCCAGATATGGCGCAAATAAGGTAGAACCAAACAAGTGATCAACTGGAACTTCAAAGAACCCTTGGATTTGGTCAGCGTGAAGATCCATTGTCATGATCCGATCAACTCCCGAGGCTTCCAGCATGTTGGCAACCAATTTAGCCCCGATAGCTACCCTAGGCTGGTCTTTTCTATCTTGTCGAGCCCAACCAAAATAGGGCATTACGGCCACAATCTTCTTTGCTGATGCTCTTTTGGCGGCATCAATCATAAGCAGCAATTCGAAAAGGTTATCTGCAGGTGGACATGTGCTTTGAACAATAAATACATCGCACCCTCTAACCGACTCAACAAATGACGTAGTGAACTCCCCGTCAGAGAACTTTTGAAGTTCAACCTGACCTAATTCTTGACCGTAAGAATTGGCAATTTTTTCAGCCAACTCTTTTGAAGCAGAACATGAGAATATCTTAACTTTACTCGCCATAGTAACTAAAATTGGGGGTGCAAAGATAGTTAATCTAACTGGTTATCAAAACAATTAAGACTAAATTTAATCAGACGCTAAAAACCTGAATTTGACAAGAGTAAAACGATCCATAAAGTTGCAAATAATTGTTACTTTCAGCCAACTTTTAAAACTTTATGTCATTATTTAATCAATGAGATGGACATGCGTAATATTAAGTTTAGGGTTGATCATCCTGCTAGGCTGTCGCAAAAAAGAGGCCCCGCTGTCATGGAACAGTGGTTATATGGTGCCACTTGTTCATGGTTCACTTGGTATTGAAGATTTGATTCCTGACACGCTAGTGTCTGTTGATGTCGATTCATCAATTTTGCTGAGGTATGAAGGGGAATTATTGAACCTTGATCTTACAGAAATTCTTACGATTCCCGATACGGTTATGCGTGATACGTTTCTTGTTCCTTTTCCATCTCAGGTAAACCTTAGTCCGGGACAAGTTTTTATCAACATTCCAGAAGAACAGGAGTTAGCGCTTCAAGGAGTCTCTTTGTCTCAGGCGAAACTTTTTTCGGGAACGGTAGATTATCAACTGGAAAGCACTGTTCAAGGAGATGTTACTTATACTTATGAAATTCCTTCGGCTACAGATTGGATGGGAAATATTTTTAGAAAGACGATTACTGTTCCAGCAGCTTCTTCGGGAAGTGTATCTCTTCAAACAGGTTCCTTTAGTTTGGATGGTTATTACTTAGATATGCAGGGTCAGAGTGGAGTTGAATACAACAAAGTGTTGACTACGATCAATTGTAAAATTGCGGAGTCTAATTCCTCTGATGTAAGTGTGTCTTCTTCAGATAAAATCATAGTTGCTAATGAGTTTAAAGACGTGGTGATTGAAGAAGCTGAAGGATATTTTGGTCAGCATACGATTAGTACAGGGTTGAATTTTGCAACATTCAGTGGTTTTTCAAAATGGGTTTCTGGAAGTATCGATATTGAAGACCTGGAATTAAATCTTACCTTAAAAAACGGTTTAGGCATTGATGCTTTTCTACGGATCAACCAATTGCTTTCTCAGGGGGTGAACTCAACGGTCTCTTTATCGCACTCCATTATAGGCGAGTTAATCACGCTTTCGCGAGCTTCACGGTATTATGACTCCATCGTTCCATCGGTTTATGAAACACATCTGAATGCTTCGAATAGTAACGTAGATAACTTCCTTGAATCGTTGCCACAGGAGGTGGAATACGATATTGAAGTAGAGGTAAATCCATTAGGTAATGTTTCAGGATACAATGACTTTTACGATATGGATGCTCCGATAGGTGTTTTCTTGGATGCTTCCATGCCGCTCAGTTTGATAGCTAATAATCTTACGCTGCAAGATACGTTAACGATCGATCTTTCTGGTGCAGCAAGTGTTAATGAGGTGACCTTGTTACTGGAAATCATGAATGGTTTACCGCTTCAGGCAAATGTTGAGATTGGTGTTCTTGATGCGAATGACAAAGTTGTTTCAAGAATCTTTTCTCCAAATGTTGTTCCATCGGCCTTGGTTGGTTCAGATGGTAAAGTATCCAGTAGCAGCTCATCAGAACATGAAGTATTGATAGATAGTCAAGATATGAGTAGAATCCGCGAAAACGGACGTTTGTTGTTAACTGTTGTATTTGATTCACCGGGCAATCAGCATGTAAAAATCTACAACTCTTATCGATTAGCATATAGTGTTAAGGCAGATGCAAGCATAACAATAACAACTGGAGATGATTAAACAGGTTGTCATATTTATAGGTCTAGCCGTGCTGAACTATTGCGCATTGGGTCAATCGATGGGACACAATATTTCTTTTTTTGATGAAGAAGTGAATCAGCGGGTTGAAGTAGAAGGTTTTGGTAGCTATGGCAGTAATGTGATGGATGTTGAAACTATGAAACTTTTCTATCAGGGTGGATATTTTGATGAAGATTTGAAAGCTGAGAGTATCCATAGGTTAACTACGAAGAACCTACTGGGAGGCGAATATGGTGCACACGTTACTTATCTGAATCCGAATGTAAAATGGCTGGATAGTGCAGGGGTTTACCTTACTTATGAGATCGGAGGTGGAGGAGGAGTCGCCTTTACGCAAGACTTGTTTAAACTTGTGTTTGTCGGAAATCACGATTATGTTGGAGACTCGGCCTTTTTATCTGGGACAGAGTTTACCAGTTACGCATATAAAAAAGTAGGCTTCGGATATAATAGAGGAAACAAGTTTAAACTTGGGTTATCACTACTATCATTTGATAATTACTCGTTTGGACAAATTAATCGAGGAATCTATTACTCAGATGCTGGTTCAGATTCCTTGAGTTTGATGCTTAGTG
This genomic interval carries:
- a CDS encoding ribose-phosphate pyrophosphokinase, whose amino-acid sequence is MASKVKIFSCSASKELAEKIANSYGQELGQVELQKFSDGEFTTSFVESVRGCDVFIVQSTCPPADNLFELLLMIDAAKRASAKKIVAVMPYFGWARQDRKDQPRVAIGAKLVANMLEASGVDRIMTMDLHADQIQGFFEVPVDHLFGSTLFAPYLEGLKLDNLVVAAPDAGGSKRANAYAKFLDVDLALCYKQRKRANEISGMTVIGDVKDKNVVIIDDMVDTAGTLTKSAELFIKHGAKSVRAICTHAVLSGPAFERIENSVLEELIVTDTIPLKQSCSKIKVISVSGIFADVIKKAISFESISKHFVFANQ